The window CAGGAACCACCTCCATGTGTGAGGGCCAGATCGCCAACCCCAGCCCCATCAGTCGCAACCTGCTTATCAGCGCTTGTTCTAGGGTTTCCATGCACAGTAACCCTGCCACCCCTGGCTTCCCCCCACCCAACTGCATCATTGGCTCTCAAGAGAAAGCCACAGCCCCAGTGGGAGCTCACCCTCCACCCAGTGTGGCTGCTATGAACCACTTGCCTTCCAACCACACTGATCTCAAGCAGCAGcaccagctgcagcagcaccAACTGCACCCACATCAGAATCAGCAGCAGCAACTACAACACAccacgcagcagcagcagaagatgcGCTCTTGGAATCAACATCAGTTGGCTCATGTACCCCACATTCAGAATGGGGGGAGCCACCTCTGCAAGCAGCCTTCCAGGGACGCCACCTTCCATTTTAAGGGCATGGGCTACCCTGCAGAGGTGTGCGTGGGTCAGCCTTACTCACTAAAACCTCCCGTAGAGAGGCCCACCCCCTCCCCACCTGTTAACAACAATGGCATGCCCGGCCCCATGGCCCACTACACTAACGGTCACTACTTCCAGTCGCACATTTGGAACAGCAGCATCCTACCCACACCCAACAGTGACAGCTCCGGGTCTCAGGACATAGCCATGCCATTCCACGGTGCAGGCCCAGGAGGGTGCACCACGCTAGACTGTGGGCCCCCTGGGGCTCCCCATTACCGGCTAGGAtcaagctcctcctcctcctcctcctcctccgcccaGACTAATCTGATGCAAACAGCAGATTACTTGGGTGGGGACTTCCAGACGCCCTATTTCCGCGATCAGAATCTAGGGTTGATGGGCAAGATGCACAGGCCCCCTCTGAGCAGGGTAGGTCCAGAGGTTGGGGATGGCAGAACCGCTCTCATCCAGCACCCAGGGTACAGATAAGCTATGGCCTTGTCTCCACAACTGTTATCAGCACCCTTTGTTTAGTCTTAAGAAAGGAAACATGAATAAAACTCAACTTATAACTTAAGCAAATGACTGCTAATGTTAAAGAGGGTAAATTAATATATTTAATGAAGATcagtaggtttttttttgtttgtttgtttaatcttGCAAGTGATCAATTGCTAATTCTAGGTTTGTTAACGAGGGCTTCTAACTGGCACTTCATACTGTTTATTACCTGCTTTTTTCCCTTGATGATACTTGTCAATTTACGTGCCTGGATCTCAAGTGATCCTGTGTCATTTCTACTTCAGACCTGCCACTAAAGTTTCCTTATGCatgcaagaaagaaaaacagatcccTCTCTGAAAAAACATCTgctgatagattttttttttcttcttcctgtaaCAGGATCATGTCAGGAAATTTTTTGGCTCCGACTAGGTTCATTAAATTAGTTTCATTTCGATGATTAAACGCAGTCACTTCAggacaaaagagagagagatgaccgTGCTTCAATGCAAAGCCATCAGTTAGTGAAGTATAACAGAGTCCAGCTGGGACCTGTTCCAGAAAGCAGGTTTAGTTAGTTTGAGTTGATGAAGTGCAGCTGGGTCAGTCAGCTTaggtaatattaaaaaaaaaaaaaaaaaaaaaaaagcagttatCAGTGGAGCTCCGAGTCCAACAATCACTATGGCAACGGGTAAATAAAGAGCAAATCTTCCACTTTAAATGGAAATATGAATGTTTGTCAATctgtcacatttttctttttttctttctttcgttttttttttaaagccacatTTTATTCAGCTtgaattttacttattttttttttaatggaagttGGAATCCTACCTTTTATTGGCTACAATATCTGAAGGCTGAAATACAGGAAACAGCAGTGGAATATTGGAATATGGATCAAACAGATATGATGGCATTTAATTACTGTAACGTCAAAGTGTGTTGTAATGATTTGCAGTAAAAAAACTGACTGTACCTTTTAAGACAGCTTTGTTGCATTCGCTCAGTAGCATATATTGACCTCAGCATGTGTGCATATTTCACATGCTATGGGAACACTTTTGGACTGTCTGCAGTCTGTAAGACTCAAAGACTCACTCTGAACTACATGTAGCTTGGTTTAAGAAGCTGGTTTCAGCAGGTACGCAATCATCCTCCCTCAGTCATCTTCACCATGTTATGCCGCTGTGATAAAATAGGATATATCATGAGATATGATAATAATACTCGAAGTATGTACCTTATAAACGATAGTATGGCCAATAAACAGGACAAGCTTCATgcagaggattttttttatttaaacagggATTATGCCAATATGCAGTTTAGTGTCGAGAAAGTGGTTAAGAACCTGACAGCTGCCATCCTGTCTACAGAGTTATAACGGAAGACCATGTAGCATGCAATAGATTTTATTCTTCCATGTCCACGGATCGCTGTATGTCCAGATCGATAGTCTTGAAAGGAAGAAAGTCCTCGGACAACAAAGTCAATATTCAACCAGATAGTATCCTAACTCTCAACTCTGCATTCACTGCTGGATAATAGGAGGTTAAAAAGAACCTGCAGGTTAGAGTCACAGAGTCGGTTATGCCAACTGACTGATCCAGCATGTCAAAGTTAACAAACCTCAAAGTTTGGCTAAATCTGCTTTCTGGAATAGGCCTCGGGCAAAGCTTGCagtatgcacacatgcacaaaggGGTTCTCcttctttttaaatgtcattatttGTATAATAGGATTCTTCAAGATCGATACCTCTCCGTCACTTAAGGAAGTCTGTAATCAGGTTGTTTGTACATATTTAAGTTCCAAGAGGGAGCAAACAAGTTGAAAAACTTTGATGCTTGGTCCTGCTTCACATGCTGCAATGAATTCAGGTGTttacaaaggaaagaaaaaagagaaaaagaaataaaggcaTAACAGACTGCGTTAGTGCCACGTTTGGCAGCAAGATTGTGAAATGTTTATGACAAGGAAGGTTGTGATAAAATTTACTCCTACCTTTTTAAAAGCGACCAAAGTCAGGTTAACAAGGACACACTGTTAGGAAGCGGTGCCATTTTTAAAGTTCGTGTCCTTTTCAGATCGTCTTTGTATCTATGACAAATGTGTTTACTTGaatgtttgagatgatttgtttTGAAGGTATTGAAAGGCACAGACAAAAGTCTCTGAAGTAGATGAAATCCGCGTCAATGCCCCGTAGGAACTCACTACACGCCTAGCTAGATTTGTGGTCCCAACAATGGGCACCTCAGCAAACAGAGTTACATGTTGTTGCTACTGATGCTGAAATGAAAAGACCAAATTGATCACTTGCAAGAGCACTCGGAGGTAAACGAAGCCCGACTTTTAAGTGAAACAGCAAAtgcattgtttattttattgtacacTGGCTTACCTACTAGACTACTGTAACTTTAAAGTTTAATGATTGTGTATGAATGCTGCCTGTGGATGTGGGAACGGTTaagggtgagtgtgtgtgtgtgtgtgcagtagacagtgtgtgtgtgagatataaCGCAATGGCACCCATGTTTTGTTCTCCTAACCCCCTAATGACCCTTAAAAAGCCTTAAGTGTTTGGTCCTTGGACTTTCCTTTGAAAATGAGCATGGTTTAATGAAAACCCCAAATAAGAAGGAAGAGGCAATGGTAAGGATCcacagaaacagcaattttattttgcttttctttttttttttttgactttttACTTTAATGAAGTTTTGTTGAATAGGCAGAGCAATTCCTTAGATATTCTTTATTATGTAAAGTGAGGAAAATGAGtaatattttgtaattatatatttttagcaatgtgtagttttttgagctgtaacaatttttttttcttctccctccCCTCCCCACAATCTTTCAAAGCTTCAGTTTGCAGTTGTGACTATTTATAATACTTGATTTGCTtgttatttaaaattttattttttttctttatttcttgtACTGTTGCTGTGAAATGGAAGAAGGTCCACGAGCCTTTCTTTTGTGTCATTCTGTACGACAGATAAGAGGCAAGAGCGTGAGAGTTGTGCTACTCTTTTTGTAATattgtaataataaaataaagttctaaTTTATGCTTTGAACTCAGTTCGCTTGAACATTAATTTGTCTAAATTAACAGCAGGCAGCCTAGCTCTTGTCATCCTCTGTGACAGTTCAGgtagctacacacacacacacacacacacacacacacacacacacacacacacacacacacacacacacacacacacacacacacacacacacacacatttgtctCTCTCATAATCAGCCCTAGAAGCGACTCGGTGTTTCTAAAGGCTTGTCTAAGCCACATTTGTAACTGTGACAGGTAGAGCCAAAGGTGGTGATTGCTACACCAATTGCTGCCGCTTCATGCCATTTATCCAGGCCGGAACAGGAAATGGAGTAGACAAAGCAAGCTGTGAAATCTGTGGGACTGATCTGGTCGCAGTAGATTTAGCTTGTCTGGCTGTGATGAAAATGGGCCTAGTATAAAGGGCACACAGTGGGAGGGAAGGATCAGCACCTTGGTGAGTGGCATTACTCCACGAAGGTTT of the Maylandia zebra isolate NMK-2024a linkage group LG10, Mzebra_GT3a, whole genome shotgun sequence genome contains:
- the fam222ba gene encoding protein FAM222B, whose product is MLACLPGPGDLPLQLLPHTQMNTGLQKWDTTQRMRSAPFPTPAELDAYAKKVANNPLTIKIFPNSVKVPQRNHVRRTVNGLDTSGQRYSPYPSSQASAKTGLLAIIKVPTVKGILKDFDGSRARLHPDVIMNPLTGPYQVASTSTLNHQVQNLPRPQQRLPLPPQDPPQTVHIPLPQQQVHTQSLRQPPPMAQHPQGPARLQTQSQHPALGQTQGPPTVMLQQQHLQQQQQQPPPGLQGSRKLPDGDAPPNVTVSTSTIPLSMAAGLHQGRQADLNTIVHQINQFCQARAQGAGTTSMCEGQIANPSPISRNLLISACSRVSMHSNPATPGFPPPNCIIGSQEKATAPVGAHPPPSVAAMNHLPSNHTDLKQQHQLQQHQLHPHQNQQQQLQHTTQQQQKMRSWNQHQLAHVPHIQNGGSHLCKQPSRDATFHFKGMGYPAEVCVGQPYSLKPPVERPTPSPPVNNNGMPGPMAHYTNGHYFQSHIWNSSILPTPNSDSSGSQDIAMPFHGAGPGGCTTLDCGPPGAPHYRLGSSSSSSSSSSAQTNLMQTADYLGGDFQTPYFRDQNLGLMGKMHRPPLSRVGPEVGDGRTALIQHPGYR